The nucleotide sequence CCTACGACCGCGAGAAGGGCATCTCCTACTGGACCAAGAACTACCGCACCGGCATCGAGTTCGACGACCCCGACGCCCTCAGCCGCCGCTACGAGTACTACGACCCGATCCGGACCCTGCCCGAGTCCGGCAAGGAGTACTGGCGCAAGTTCGGGGTCCCCGACACCGTCCCGATCAGCTGAGGGCGAACTGCTCCACCGAACGCTACCTCCCGACCTGGTCGCCGAGGCCCTGCGCGAGGAGGCCACCGGCGCGGATGCGGCCCTGCTCCGGGTCCTGGAACGGGCTCAGCCGGGGCGGTAGGCGAGGGAGCGGAACAGGCCCTCGTAGTCGAGGACGAGGCCGTCCGGGTCGACCAGCAGGTCGGCCTGGAAGTCGCCGGTGGAGAACCGCCAGCGGTCGGTGGCGAGGCGCTGGTAGCGCTGAGCTGATCCGATCACCTCGAGGCCGGGGAACTGGACCCAGGCCATCCGGAGGTCGGCCGCCTGGCCGGGCTCGAGCTGGCGGGCCAGGCGGCGGATGGGGAGGGTGTTGGTGGACGGGGTGACGGTCAGGTCGACGTCGAGGGCGCCGGCAACCTCGGGCAGGGCCGGGCCGCCGTCCCAGCGCCAGGTGCCGGCCCCGTCGGCGAGCAGGACCCGCCGGGTGGCGCCGCCGTCCAGCTCCAGCTCGACCCGCCGGGTCAGCCCGTCCGGCCCGGCCTCGACCCGGTAGCGGACGTCCAGGGGGGTGCCGTGCTCGGGCGTGAGCACGGTCCCCGACAGCCGCAGCCCGTCCGGCCCGGCCTCCAGCCGGCAGCGCTCCAGGGCGCCCGACTCGACGGCCTGCCAGAGGATCGTCGCCACGGGCCCGCTCAGCCGCGCAGCAGCTCGGTGACCTGGAAGGCCAGGTCCAGGGCCTGGCTGGCGTTGAGGCGGGGGTCGCAGGCGGTCTCGTAGCGGCGGTGCAGGTGCCCGTCCTCGATCGCGTCGGCGCCGCCCAGGCACTCGGTGACGTCCTCGCCGGTCAGCTCGACGTGGATGCCCCCCGGGTGGGTGCCCTCGGAGCGGTGCACGGCGAAGAAGCCGGCCAGCTCGGCCATGACGTCGTCGAAGCGGCGGGTCTTGTGGCCCGACGGCCCGACGAAGGTGTTGCCGTGCATCGGGTCGCAGGCCCACACGACCGGGTGGCCGGCGTCGCGGACGGCCCGGACCAGCGGGGCCAGCCGCTCCGAGACCCGGGAGGCGCCCATGCGCGAGACCAGGGTGAGCCGCCCCGGGACCCGCCCCGGGTTGAGCACGTCGCACAGGGCCACGGTCTCCTCCGGGGTCGCCGTCGGCCCGAGCTTGGCCGCCACCGGGTTGCCGATCCCGCGCAGGAACTCCAGGTGGGCGCCGTCCAGCTGGCGGGTCCGGTCCCCCACCCAGAGCATGTGGGCCGAGCAGTCGTACCAGCACCCGGTGAGGCTGTCGCGCCTGGTCATGGCCTCCTCGTAGCCGAGCAGGAGGGCCTCGTGGGAGGTGTAGAAGTCGACCTGGTGGATGACCGAGGAGGTGGTCAGGTCGATGCCGCAGGCGGCCATGAAGCGCAGCGCCCGGTCGATGCCGTCGGCGACCGCGTCGTAGCGCCGCCCGGCCGGGCTGCGGGCCACGAACTCCTGGTTCCAGACGTGCACCTGGTTGAGGTCGGCGAACCCGCCCTTGGTGAAGGCGCGCAGCAGGTTCAGGGTGGCCGACGACTGGTGGTAGGCGCGCAGCATCCGGGCCGGGTCAGGCCGGCGCGACGCCGGGTCGAAGCCGAGGTCGTTGACCATGTCGCCGCGGTAGACGGGCAGCTCGACCCCGTCGACCCGCTCGCTGGGGAGGCTGCGGGGCTTGGCGAACTGGCCGGCGATGCGGCCCACCTTGACCACCGGCAGGCCGGCCCCGTAGGTCAGGATCACCGCCATCTGCAAGATGACCTTGAGCTTGTCGCGGATCGTGTCGGCCGAGAAGGCGTCGAACGACTCGGCGCAGTCGCCCGCCTGGAGCAGGAAGCCGTGCCCGGAGGCCACCGTGGCCAGGGTGGACTGCAGCGTCCTGGCCTCGCCGGCGAACACCAGCGGCGGCTGGTTCGACAGCTCCTTCAGGACCCGGTCGAGGGCGTCGGGCTCGGGCCAGTCGGGCTGCTGGGCCGCCGGCAGCGCCCGCCAGGAGTCGGGCGCCCAGGACGGGGACGCGGTGCGAACGGTGGGGTTCATCGCTCCATCGTCGCAGAACCGCGCATGATCGCGCATGCCCGGCGACGGCGGGCGGCCTCGCCCGGCGGCGTCTGGCAGATCGGCGACGTGGCCCAGCGCATCTCCAGCCCCGTCCTGGCCGGCCGCGCCACCGAGCTCGCCCGGCTCCGGTCCGCCACCGAGCGGGCGGCGGCCGGGACCCCGGTCGCCGTGGTCGTGGCGGGCGAGGCCGGGGTCGGCAAGACCCGGCTGGTCGCCGAGCTGGCCGGCCAGGCCGAGGCGGCCGGCATGGCCGTGCTCGGCGGTGGCTGCCTCGACGTCGGCGACGGGACGCTGCCGTACGCGCCGCTGGCCGAGGCGCTCCGGGAGCTGGCCGCCGACCTCGACCCGGCCGAGCTGGACGGCGTGCTCGGCGGCGC is from Actinomycetota bacterium and encodes:
- a CDS encoding putative glycolipid-binding domain-containing protein, yielding MATILWQAVESGALERCRLEAGPDGLRLSGTVLTPEHGTPLDVRYRVEAGPDGLTRRVELELDGGATRRVLLADGAGTWRWDGGPALPEVAGALDVDLTVTPSTNTLPIRRLARQLEPGQAADLRMAWVQFPGLEVIGSAQRYQRLATDRWRFSTGDFQADLLVDPDGLVLDYEGLFRSLAYRPG
- a CDS encoding 3-deoxy-7-phosphoheptulonate synthase class II, which gives rise to MNPTVRTASPSWAPDSWRALPAAQQPDWPEPDALDRVLKELSNQPPLVFAGEARTLQSTLATVASGHGFLLQAGDCAESFDAFSADTIRDKLKVILQMAVILTYGAGLPVVKVGRIAGQFAKPRSLPSERVDGVELPVYRGDMVNDLGFDPASRRPDPARMLRAYHQSSATLNLLRAFTKGGFADLNQVHVWNQEFVARSPAGRRYDAVADGIDRALRFMAACGIDLTTSSVIHQVDFYTSHEALLLGYEEAMTRRDSLTGCWYDCSAHMLWVGDRTRQLDGAHLEFLRGIGNPVAAKLGPTATPEETVALCDVLNPGRVPGRLTLVSRMGASRVSERLAPLVRAVRDAGHPVVWACDPMHGNTFVGPSGHKTRRFDDVMAELAGFFAVHRSEGTHPGGIHVELTGEDVTECLGGADAIEDGHLHRRYETACDPRLNASQALDLAFQVTELLRG
- a CDS encoding ATP-binding protein; translated protein: MIAHARRRRAASPGGVWQIGDVAQRISSPVLAGRATELARLRSATERAAAGTPVAVVVAGEAGVGKTRLVAELAGQAEAAGMAVLGGGCLDVGDGTLPYAPLAEALRELAADLDPAELDGVLGGARIELSRLVPELVPPASAPGPPPGTSPGRLFELLLGVLHRLAARRPVLLADRAAPPDPARAGRPDRRGPRPPARVAAGRRRPGPLPGQPLLRRGAAGRRP